The genome window GTCATCCGGATCGTCGCGGCCGGAAAGATTGATTTCTTCGGTGCCATTCTTGTGGCCCTCTCCGGTTACAGCCTTTCACGTGTACGCAGCCTGCTCATCGACGGCCGTGCTACGGCGCTCGGTGCATTGTTCAGCGCTGCCGGATTGCCTGACAGCACGTATCGACCATTGGGAGTGGCTCTCCAGGCGTGGCGTGGCGTGGCCAGTGGAAAGCTCACCATCGGACCGCAGGAAGTTGTGCGCAGGATGATGGCGCATGTTGCGCCGGACAATCGTGGGGCCGGAACGGTTCCAGCCGCCGCCAATGACGATATGCTTTCGCTTCTCAAACGGATCTACCTTGAGGCGATTCGGGAAAATGCACGCGAACACGCTCTGGCAATCGCTGCCGCTTGACTGCCGAAACGTCAACTGATCCATATTTGATTACAAAATTCATCGCGTCGTTGAATGAATAAATCAGCGCGTTGTGCTTGAAATGATGCAATATTGCTTTTTTGAGTACAGGGTTATGCCCTATTATCACGGTTCTGGTTGAAAAACTTACTTATTTCAAATAGTTATATGGGTTATCTCAGGGAAGAAATCATAAGACAGTCAATATTCCCAAAATTAAGACAGTATTACTGACCTAATAATTCATGTTAGAATATCAGGACGATATGCGTGATTGGGAGGTCTGCAATATGTCTGATGATGGTCCCCTTGGTGAATTTGGTCCCCTTAGCTTGCATGTGCCGGAACCGGCGGTGCGGCATGGCGGCGAGCCGGATTTTTCCAATGTGAACATTCCGGAGGCCGGATCGGTTCGGCGTCCTGAAGTAGACACCAATCCCGAAGAGATCCGCGACCTTGCCTTTTCGATCATTCGCGTATTGAGCCGCGATGGTGACGCGGTCGGTCCCTGGGCCGGATTGTTGACCGATGATCAGCTGATTGAAGGTTTGCGCCACATGATGACGCTGCGGACCTTCGATGCACGCATGCAGATTGCCCAGCGGCAAGGCAAGACCTCCTTTTACATGCAGCACCTCGGCGAAGAGGCCGTCAGCTGCGCTTTCCGCAAGGCGCTTGCGCCCGGTGACATGAATTTCCCGACCTATCGTCAGGCAGGCCTTCTGATTGCTGGCGATTATCCGATGGTCGAGATGATGTGCCAGATCTATTCCAACGAGCGCGATCCTCTCAAGGGCCGCCAGCTGCCGATCATGTATTCGTCGAAGGAACACGGTTTCTTCTCGATCTCCGGCAATCTCGCCACACAATATATCCAGGCCGTTGGCTGGGCCATGGCTTCGGCGATCAAGAACGACACCAAGATCGCCGCCGGATGGATCGGCGACGGCTCGACGGCTGAATCCGATTTCCATGCATCGCTGGTCTTCGCCTCGACCTACAAGGCGCCGGTGGTGCTCAACATTGTCAACAATCAGTGGGCGATTTCCACGTTCCAGGGAATTGCGCGCGGCGGCTCCGGCACATTTGCTGCGCGGGGCCTCGGCTTCGGCATTCCGGCGCTGCGTGTTGATGGCAATGACTATTTCGCCGTGTTTGCTGTCGCGAAGTGGGCGATCGAGCGCGCGCGGCGCAATCTCGGTCCAACACTGATCGAGTACGTCACCTATCGCGTGGGTGCACATTCCACCTCCGACGATCCGTCGGCCTATCGGCCGAAGACCGAGTCCGATGCCTGGCCGCTTGGCGATCCGATTGTACGGTTGAAGAACCATCTGATTGGCCGTGGCGTCTGGTCGGACGAGCGCCACAAGCAGACGGAGGCCGAAATTCTCGACACGGTTATTGCCGCGCAGAAAGAGGCCGAAAGCTTCGGCACGCTGCATGCCGGCGGCAAGCCTTCGGCCCGGGACATGTTCGAGGGAGTGTACGAGGAAATGCCACCGCATCTGCGCCGGCAGCGTCAGCAGGCAGGAGTGTAGTCAATGCCGCGCAAAACGATGATCGAAGCCATCCGCGACGCGATGGATATCATGATGGAGCGCGACGACAATGTCGTCGTGTTCGGTGAAGATGTGGGCTTTTTTGGCGGTGTCTTCCGTTGCACGCAGGGGCTGCAGGCGAAATATGGCAAGACACGCTGTTTCGATGCACCGATCAGCGAGGCGGGCATTGTCGGCGCGGCGATCGGCATGGCAGCCTACGGCCTGAAACCCTGCATCGAAATCCAGTTCGCGGATTATGTCTATCCGGCCTACGACCAGATCGTTTCGGAGGCCGCGCGCCTGCGCTACCGCTCCAATGGTGGGTTTACCTGCCCGATCGTGGTGCGCATGCCGGCAGGTGGCGGCATTTTCGGCGGGCAGACGCACAGCCAGAGCCCGGAAGCGCTGTTCACGCATGTTTCTGGCCTGAAGGTCGTCGTGCCATCCAACCCGCATGATGCGAAAGGTCTGCTGATCTCGGCCATCGAAGATCCGGACCCGGTGATCTTCCTTGAGCCCAAGCGTCTCTATAACGGTCCGTTTGACGGTCATCATGACCGGCCAGTGACGCCGTGGTCGAAGCACGAACTCGGCGATGTGCCCGACGGCCACTATACGGTGCCGCTCGGCAAGGCAATCAAGCGCCGCGAAGGCTCGCAGCTGACCGTTCTGGCCTACGGCACCATGGTCTATGTGGCGGAGGCGGCGGCAGAGGAACACGGCATTGACGCAGAAATCATCGATCTGCGCACGCTGTTGCCGCTCGATCTCGAAACAATCGTGGAATCCGTCTCGAAGACAGGACGCTGTGTCATCGTGCACGAGGCGACTTTGACCTCCGGCTTTGGTGCCGAGCTTGCGGCACTGGTTCAAGAGCATTGCTTCTACAAGCTGGAAGCACCGGTTGCACGGGTGACAGGCTGGGATACGCCATATCCGCATGCGCAGGAGTGGGATTATTTCCCCGGGCCGACGCGTGTCGGACGTGCACTTGTCGAAACGCTGGAAGGTTAGGAGCAGACGATGGGCGAATATGTCATCAAGCTGCCGGATGTCGGTGAAGGCGTTGCGGAAGCCGAGCTTGTCGAGTGGAATGTCAAAATCGGTGATCTGGTACGCGAGGATACTGTCCTTGCCGCCGTCATGACCGACAAGGCAACGGTCGAGATTCCATCGCCCGTGGACGGCGAGATCATCTGGCTCGGCGGCGAGATCGGGCAGGTGCTCGCCATCGGCTCGCCGCTTGTTCGCCTGAAAATCGAGGGTGAGGGACACGCCGTCGAACCGGAGCCAGCCAAGCCGGCGAAGGCCGAGGCACCCGAACCTCCGGTGAAAAAAAACGAAGCCACAAAACCGCAGGAAGAAAAGCCAAAACCCAAACCCATCGCGGCAACGGAAACGCCGTTGGTTGCACCGCGCCTCTTTGGCGGCAATGCACCGCGTGGTGAGGGCGAGAAGCCGCTGGCGTCGCCAGCCGTTCGCCTGCGTGCCCGTGAAGCCGGTGTCGACCTGCGCCAGGTCAGCGGCACCGGTCCGGCCGGGCGGATCACCCACGAAGATCTGGAAGCCTTCTTCGCGCGCGGATCGCAGAAGCCGGGTGTTGCGGCCCTCGCACCGGACAGTTCCGTCAAGGAAATCAAGGTCGTTGGTCTGCGCCGCAAGATTGCGGAAAAAATGGCGATCGCCAAATCGCACATTCCGCATATTACCTACGTCGAAGAGATCGACGTTACTTCGCTGGAAGAGTTGCGCGCGATGCTCAACTCCAAGAAGCGCGCCGATCAGCCGAAACTGACCATCCTGCCGTTCCTCATGCGCGCGATGGTGAAGGCAATCGCCGACCAGCCGCAGCTCAACGCGCTTTACGACGATGAAGCGAACATCATCCATCAGCATGGCGGTGTGCATATCGGCATCGCGGCGCAGACGCCGAACGGGCTCGTGGTCCCAGTCGTCAAGCATGCCGAGGCGCGTACGCTTTGGGATTGTGCCGCCGAAGTCAACCTTCTGGCCGATGCAGCGAAGACCGGTTCGGCCACCCGCGAACAGCTCAGCGGCTCGACGATCACCATCACGTCGCTTGGCAGCATGGGCGGCGTGGTGACAACGCCCGTCATCAATTACCCGGAAGTGGCGATCATCGGCGTCAACAAGATCAGTGTAAGGCCGGTTTGGGATGGGACGAACTTTATCCCGCGCAAAATGATGAACCTGTCGTCGAGCTTCGATCACCGGGTCATCGATGGCTGGGATGCGGCCGTGTTCATCCAGCGCATCAGGACGCTGCTCGAAACACCGGCGTTGATTTTCGTGGAGGGCTGAGCCGATGAAAGATATCTCCTGCAAACTGCTGGTCATCGGCGCGGGTCCCGGTGGCTATGTCTGCGCCATTCGCGCCGGTCAGCTGAATGTCGATACGGTCATCGTCGAAGCCGCCAAGGTTGGCGGCACGTGTCTCTTGGTTGGCTGCATACCCTCCAAGGCGTTGATCCACGCGGCCGATGAGTTCGCAAAGGTGGCGCATTTCGCCGCAAAGCAGACGCCACTTGGCATTTCGGTTGGCGAGCATTCCATCGACTTCTCCAAGACCATCGCCTGGAAGGACGGGATCGTCAGCCGCCTCAACAATGGCGTCGCCGGGCTCTTGAAGAAGGCAAACGTCAAGATCGTCACCGGCAAGGCCAAGTTCCGCGACGGCAAGACGGTCGAGGTGGAAACCTTGACTGGCCAGCAGATCATCCGCGCCGAGAATGTGGTGATTGCCACGGGCTCCGCCCCGGTCGAAATCCCCTCACTGCCGTTTGGCGGCAATGTCATTTCTTCCTCGGAAGCGCTGGCGTTGCAGGAGATTCCGGAAAAGCTGGTCGTTGTCGGCGGCGGTTATATCGGTCTCGAGCTCGGCACTGCCTTCGCCAAACTCGGTTCGAAGGTGACGGTCGTCGAGGCACTGCCGAAAATCCTGCCGCAATATGATGCGGAACTGACGCGGCCCGTCTCGCGACATCTTTCAGAGCTTGGCGTGATGGTGCTGACCGGCGTGAAGGCAAAGGGAATGAGCGCCAAGGGCGACGCATTGCTGATCGAGACGGCTGATGGCAAGGATGACAAGATCGCTGCCGACAAGGTCCTGGTGACCGTGGGGCGCAAACCCGTGACCACCGGCTGGGGACTTGAGGAAATCGATATCGACATGGATGGCCGGTTCGTCCGCATCGACGACAAGTGCCGCACCTC of Phyllobacterium zundukense contains these proteins:
- a CDS encoding alpha-ketoacid dehydrogenase subunit beta, translating into MPRKTMIEAIRDAMDIMMERDDNVVVFGEDVGFFGGVFRCTQGLQAKYGKTRCFDAPISEAGIVGAAIGMAAYGLKPCIEIQFADYVYPAYDQIVSEAARLRYRSNGGFTCPIVVRMPAGGGIFGGQTHSQSPEALFTHVSGLKVVVPSNPHDAKGLLISAIEDPDPVIFLEPKRLYNGPFDGHHDRPVTPWSKHELGDVPDGHYTVPLGKAIKRREGSQLTVLAYGTMVYVAEAAAEEHGIDAEIIDLRTLLPLDLETIVESVSKTGRCVIVHEATLTSGFGAELAALVQEHCFYKLEAPVARVTGWDTPYPHAQEWDYFPGPTRVGRALVETLEG
- a CDS encoding dihydrolipoamide acetyltransferase family protein; this translates as MGEYVIKLPDVGEGVAEAELVEWNVKIGDLVREDTVLAAVMTDKATVEIPSPVDGEIIWLGGEIGQVLAIGSPLVRLKIEGEGHAVEPEPAKPAKAEAPEPPVKKNEATKPQEEKPKPKPIAATETPLVAPRLFGGNAPRGEGEKPLASPAVRLRAREAGVDLRQVSGTGPAGRITHEDLEAFFARGSQKPGVAALAPDSSVKEIKVVGLRRKIAEKMAIAKSHIPHITYVEEIDVTSLEELRAMLNSKKRADQPKLTILPFLMRAMVKAIADQPQLNALYDDEANIIHQHGGVHIGIAAQTPNGLVVPVVKHAEARTLWDCAAEVNLLADAAKTGSATREQLSGSTITITSLGSMGGVVTTPVINYPEVAIIGVNKISVRPVWDGTNFIPRKMMNLSSSFDHRVIDGWDAAVFIQRIRTLLETPALIFVEG
- the lpdA gene encoding dihydrolipoyl dehydrogenase; the encoded protein is MKDISCKLLVIGAGPGGYVCAIRAGQLNVDTVIVEAAKVGGTCLLVGCIPSKALIHAADEFAKVAHFAAKQTPLGISVGEHSIDFSKTIAWKDGIVSRLNNGVAGLLKKANVKIVTGKAKFRDGKTVEVETLTGQQIIRAENVVIATGSAPVEIPSLPFGGNVISSSEALALQEIPEKLVVVGGGYIGLELGTAFAKLGSKVTVVEALPKILPQYDAELTRPVSRHLSELGVMVLTGVKAKGMSAKGDALLIETADGKDDKIAADKVLVTVGRKPVTTGWGLEEIDIDMDGRFVRIDDKCRTSMRGVYAIGDVTGEPMLAHRAMAQGEMVAEIIAGENRSWDKRAIAAVCFTDPEIVSVGLSPDEAKEAGHEVKIGLFPFAANGRAMTQEGEEGFVRVVAAAGNHLILGIQAVGKGVSELSASFALALEMGARLEDIAGTIHAHPTQSEGFHEASLKALGHALHI
- a CDS encoding 3-methyl-2-oxobutanoate dehydrogenase (2-methylpropanoyl-transferring) subunit alpha — encoded protein: MSDDGPLGEFGPLSLHVPEPAVRHGGEPDFSNVNIPEAGSVRRPEVDTNPEEIRDLAFSIIRVLSRDGDAVGPWAGLLTDDQLIEGLRHMMTLRTFDARMQIAQRQGKTSFYMQHLGEEAVSCAFRKALAPGDMNFPTYRQAGLLIAGDYPMVEMMCQIYSNERDPLKGRQLPIMYSSKEHGFFSISGNLATQYIQAVGWAMASAIKNDTKIAAGWIGDGSTAESDFHASLVFASTYKAPVVLNIVNNQWAISTFQGIARGGSGTFAARGLGFGIPALRVDGNDYFAVFAVAKWAIERARRNLGPTLIEYVTYRVGAHSTSDDPSAYRPKTESDAWPLGDPIVRLKNHLIGRGVWSDERHKQTEAEILDTVIAAQKEAESFGTLHAGGKPSARDMFEGVYEEMPPHLRRQRQQAGV